In the genome of Paenibacillus pabuli, the window GTTTCATTTACTTTTCGATCATTGTGCTCCCGTATGTAGTGGGTTTTGATCGTAAGGTAGATTCGGTCTACATTCTGTTCCACTTCTCCACCCTCGATGTACACGATCCCCGAGATGATCCCTCCAGGTGTAACCTCAGGTGTATGTAATTCCGTATTTACTTTGGCTGCTCCAACACCTACACTGGCTAACATTTTCTTGAAAAAAGACATCCGTTCAACCTCCACATTCTATTGGTTTATCCAAGGGCAAAATACGGCTTCGAGCTTAATACGGCTCCTATGAGAGAAGCGTTTCAAATTTTAACAAGCACAAGATGAGAATGGATAAAACTCTTTAAGTGAGAAAAAAGTTAACCTATGGAACAGGAAAATCGACTTGTCCGTGTCGAATGTTGTTTAATATGGGATTTTCTTCTGGGGGGATATCTATTGGGTATGGAATGGTATGACATGATCGCACGACGTAACGGAGGATACAAAGGAAGGTCTGTATTTACCAGGGAAGGCAATTCGGCAGAAGATGTATTCGAAGCGCGCTTGATGCAGCTGTTGCCTCAGTATAAGTCCGTGTTAGATGCGGGTTGTGGTCATGGTGAATTTACATTGAAAATGTCGGCCTATACCAATCATATTACGGGTTTTGACAACTCGAAGGAGTTGCTGCGTATCGCTCAGGCTGGGCTTGAGGCCAGTGACGTTGGAAATGTTGAATTTGTCTATGCCACAACCAAGACGGATTTGCCATTCGAAGACGAACAGTTCGATCTGATCTATGACCGCAGAGGACCTACGTCCATTATTGAACATTGGAGATTGCTTCGAAAGGGTGGCGTGATCTTTGGCATTCATACCGATGTAAGCAAGGTACAAGAAAGGCTGTACACGAATCAGTATGAAGACATTGAGATCGAGGAATTCAACGAGGCTTTAATGGTCTTCCCTGATGAAAAAGAGTTCGCTTTCTTTCTTTCCGATATCCCCGGAAGCCCGGATTACACACAGCCTGAGTATCAAGAGCAGCTTCAAGTTAAGCTGAAGGAAAATCAGATTGATGGGAGACTTGCTGTGCGTGAGCACAAATATATCTGGAAGGCCGTAAGGCGTTAAAGAAAGATTATAGAGTTTAAATGTACCTTCGTATTTCAGTTCAGGAGGTGGAATGGTTTGGATAGAGAAATTTTAGAACGAAATTTAGGACCGGATAACGTAATTACCACCATCGAGCAGATGGCTAATGGGGAACGAAAATACAAGATGGTTTCAGAGGATGGCAGTTATTATTGCAGAACGATAGCTTCATCTCAGGGAGCATGGCAAAATAGCCATTTTCATAATTATCTAACCGAGTTCTATGTTGTGCAATTTGGGTGGATCGCTTATGCAAATTTCACGAATGATCAGGATCTTAAGATTAGAGTTATGGGTGAAGGAAGTCACATCATTGTGGAACCGGGGGTACACCATAATTTGTACATGTCAGCCAATAGCGTTATCCATACGATTAAATATGGTTTGAATACAGACAGTGATTGGTCTGCTTCTCCGGAACTGGACAGAGTTACACAAACACTGATCGAGAGCGAGTTACTTCAGACTTACGGTTAATTAGCTTGGGGGTTAAATGCATGCGTAGAAGTACGATATTTTGGCTAACTGGCATTGCAATTGTTATTGTAGCAGTTTTCCTTGTATATAATAATTTGGCTCCAAGCGTTACAGCGCAGGATGTTAACATGAAGGGCACGATTCGGCAGACAGCTGCGGATGAATACGAGGTGCAATTAACTATTACACGCACAAAAGAAGATAAGGGTCAGCACACTGTATATCCCCTTGTACCTGGCTGGGGTTCAATTTCTTTTAACGAACAGGACAACCGATTTATTCGACCGACTTCCGTTGGCAGCACAGGTGCAATGGAAGAGATTCTTCGTCAAGCGTTACAGAGGCAGACAGCAACAGCGATTACTGAATTTGCAGGGTTCTCTATACCTGATGCAGTGGGCACTTACAAGATGCGTTTTACCATTCATCCTCTGGGTGAGCAGGCAGAACCGATTCGGCAACCGATGATCTATTATGTTCATCATGAAAAATTACTGGGCAAGGACCTGAGCTGGGTTTCAGGGGAGCCTCTGGAAATCATTAAGGAGTATGCAGAGTGATGCTAATCTATCAATGGAATGAGATTACAGTACGTTTGCTGGATGACAAAGATGAACAGCACCTTGTTCGGTGGTTGTCTGACCCAGCCGTGCTTCAATATTATGAAGGCCGTGATCGGCCGCATGATCTGAATTTGGTCAGAGAGCACTTTTATCGGCAAGACGATGATGCACATCGGTGTATGGTTGAATACAAAGGTAAACCTATCGGCTATATCCAGTTCTATGAACTGGAGGAGGATGAACGAAACGAGTATGGATATGGAGACACAGATGAAATTATCTATGGAACAGATCAGTTTATTGGGGAGGCGGATTACTGGAATCGCGGTATTGGAACACAACTGGTACAATCCATGTTGAGCTATCTGGTCAACGATAAGCAAGCCCGGAAAGTGGTCATGGACCCGCAATCATGGAACGAACGAGCCATATCCTGTTACGAGAAGTGTGGATTCAGGAAGGTCAGACTGTTACCAGAACACGAGCTTCACGAAGGACAAATGAGAGACTGCTGGCTGATGGAGTATGCCCCCTAGGCAGTGCACAGTGTATATTAAACATTTAACCAAGGAGGAATGATCGATGGATTTGAGATACCCGATTGGAACATTTGAACATACAGGCGAGGTTACATTAGAGCAGCGGAAGCAGTGGATTCAGGATATTGCGGAGTTGCCGGAGCGCGCCCGCGAAGCAGTCAAAGGATTGAGTGAAGAACAATTGAGGTTGCCCTACCGGGAAGGTGGCTGGATGCTCAAACAAGTCATACACCATATGGCAGACAGCCATATGAATTGCATGGTTCGTTTCAAGCTGGCACTGACGGAGGATAACCCCACGATAAGACCGTATTACGAGGAACGATGGGCTGAACTGAGTGATTCGCGGGAGCTGGATATCGAGTTTTCTCTGCAAATCCTGGACGCGCTGCATCGTCGTTGGGTAGCGTTATTAAACACATTAACAGATGCAGACTATGCCAAAACCTTTTATCATCCCGCATCCAAAGAAACGACAAGACTGGATTATAATTTAGGCGTATATGCATGGCACGGAAGACACCACGTTGCCCATATCACGTCGCTCAGAAGCAGGTTGGGCATTTAGTTGTGAGATATGTGAGGTGTGATTTCGATGATAGAGAAACAGTGGCTGGATCTAAGTGAATTTCACGAATTGGAGCAAGAGATTCAGTTTGTTATTATGGTTACTCAGTTTCAGGAGAAACACGTCATTATTCATAACCTTAAACGCCAAGGCTGGGAATTCCCAGGAGGTAATCGTGAACCTGGTGAGTCTGTTCTTGCGGCTGCCGGAAGAGAACTGTACGAAGAGACAGGAGCATTGAAGTTTATGCTGGAACCCTATGGGATCTATCGAATGAATGGAAGTTTTGGCATGGTCTATTATGCTAATATTACGGAATTTCGTGCATTGTCGCTGGAATCCAACTCAGAAATTAGTGCAATGAAGATGGTGGATACATTGCCAGAGGGCATGAATTTTGATGATATGTTTTATTCTTTTTTAGCCCGTTGGAAAGTATATTCTGCCAAAGGAACACGTAAACAATTTTTGGATCTAACCTTGCTTGTTAATTAATGCTGTTATTTAACTTATTAAGGAGAATACATCGATGAACATACGTATTCGGCTTTTGAATGAGAACGATCCGGTTGTAATTTCGCAGGCTTTTCAGGAACAGAGCTGGGCCAAACCGGCAGAGCAGTACATTCAATATCTTACAGAACAGCAGAATGGTGAACGGGTGACTTTGGTAGCGGAGCTCAATGGAGCTTTTGCCGGTTACGTGAATGTATTGAGGAATTCGTATTACCCATTGTTCAAGGAACAGGGCATTCCGGAAATAAATGATTTCAATGTGCTGATCAAATATCAGCGCCAAGGAATAGGAACGCTTTTGATGGACCGGGCAGAGGAAGTTATTCTGGAGCGAACTGATACTGCCGGGATTGGTGTAGGGGTATTTTCCGATTATGGCAAAGCTCAAATTCTGTATGCCCGTCGTGGATATATACCAGATGGACAGGGCATTCACAAGCATGATCGTTATCTAAAATGGGGCGATGAAACGATCATCGATGACGATGTGGTGCTCTATCTGACGAAGAAGTTAAGCTAATTGAATCCTGAATAAAAATGATTAAAACGACCTCTAGGAGATAGAGAATATCTTTCTTCTGAACGTCGTTTTTTAACATGTAAATAGGACATTTTCGGCTCGGAATCATACAAGAAAAATAGAGCTGGATTGGGTGAAAATGTTATAATAGAGGGTAGTTGATTTAACGTATAAACCGTGATAAAGCGGGCGCTTTAAAGGGAAAGAGATCGATACATAAGAGGGAAGGCTCAGGATATTTTGTATGAATTTGAGGAGGAATGTGGTTATGGAAAAGACGATTAAAAATGTCCAAGATCTATATGACATGCTTGATGCCGAATTCAGATCAGCAAAGCAATTTTGGGAACCTTTCTACGAGGATCGTGACCGTCCAATTCCCTTCTTCCCAAACAAACCGGATGAAAATCTGGTAGCGCATGTGAACACAGGTTTGCTGAGCGGCGGCAAGGCACTGGAACTAGGTTGTGGCCCGGGAAGAAATGCATTATATCTAACACGTCAGGGTTATGAGGTAGATGCTTATGATCTTTCGGAGACAGCCATTGAATGGGCGAAGGAAAGAGCGGCAGAAGAACAGCTTTCAGTGAATTTCGAATGTAAATCCGCATTTGAACTCACGCCACAGGAAGAGTACGATCTGGTCTATGATTCGGGCTGTCTTCACCATCTGCTGCCGCATCAACGAATTCCCTACATACAGATGATTTATAACGCACTTAAACCTGAAGGGTATTTTGGAATGACCTGCTTTGCTCCAGGATTTGGCGGTCAGGGTGGACCGGAGAGCGTTATGGATGATTGGGAGGTATACCGTGAGAAGTCGATGAAAGGTGGTCTGGCTTTTACGGAGGAAAAGCTCCGCTATTTGCTGGAAGATCCATTTGAATGCGTGGAGCTGCGCCCGATGAAGGCGATGGATCAGGATGAAGATTGTTTTGGCCTGCCCATCCTATGGGTGACATTGTGGAGAAAAGCCAACGTGTAGTTGTAGATTTATAAGGTCATAGAGTTGACGTTTAACCAATATTGCACAGAGCGAGAGAAAGGCGGGAGAATATGGGACAAAGGTATTTTATTATTACAGGTACATCCAAAGGAATCGGCAAACAGCTCGCGGAGCTGTTATTGGAAAAGGGAGATCACGTCTACGGGATTGCACGCGGAACGTCTGACTTGGAGGAAGCTTATGAGCGTTACCATCATGTTCAGTTTGATCTTGCAGATATCCATAGCATCGACGACCTTGTCTCAAGCCTATTGGAGCAGATTCCGCTGCAGGAAGTTGAATTCATTGGGCTCATAAATAATGCAGCGATACTTGAGCCGTTGAAGCCGATCGATCAGTGCATCGCAGAGGAGATCAGCCAGCAGCTGGAGATTAGCTTGGCGGCGCCCATGATTCTGACTTCATCTTTTATACATTATACCAACCACCTGACCGCACGGCGTAAAATTATCAATGTATCGTCCGGGTCAGGAAGTTATCCGGCACCTTCAATGGCATCTTACTGTACCTCCAAAGCTGGGTTGAACATGTTCACTCAGTGTGTGGCGATGGAACAATCCGGGCAATCCAATCCCGTTGAAGTGATTGCATTCGATCCGGGGATGGTAGATACGGAGCTACAGGCTGTGGCAAGAGGCAAGAGTGCAGAGGAATTTTCGTTATCTGAGTCATTCAATGAGGTATATAAATCAGGTCAGCTTCAGTCTGCTAGTGTGGTTGCAGAACAATTAATGGAACAGTTGGAACAATAGGATATCCTGTAAAGAATTCATAATGACAAGTTATCTGCTAAGGCACTGCGCTATATGTGATGCAAGTAAAGGATGAACTGTACGAAGCGTATAGTCGTCCTTTTTTTGTGGAAAAAAAGGCATATGTTCGGAAACGGTGAGTCTGAATTTAGTCTGTACATCCATTTTTATTCTGCAGTCACGTTTGCACAAGAAACTATTATCTAGCTTTCATATACTAGGAATGTACTCCAGGATAGGAAAGGGGATGAAGCGAGTGGCTTTGACCATTTTGGATTATGCAGCGACTGTGCCGGACAATTTCTCAGGAGGCGTGCCTCCAACAACAATTCCCCAGGTTCCAGTGCAGCTGCAAGTGGCAGATTTGGGAATATTTCTACCGCAGATAACGACTTCTACTGCTGCTGGTAATGTCTTGTTATCTGCGGATGTAGGAGTCCAGAACGTGGGCCCAATGTTTAATAACGCTCTTCAATTTCATATTTACAGAGATGGGCAGGAGATTTTCAATGGTCAATTGGGCACACAGACAGTAGGTGCATTGAGTAATTACTTTTATAACGTCAGTTTTAGTACAGTGGACGAAAATGTTCCTCCAGGTTTTCATGTTTACCAACTTAATGTTTCCTCGATTATAAGTGCTCCAGCATTGTCTACTGTCCAGTTATTTGGTCCAGTAACATTTAGCGGGTTGGGATATACTACATCTTGAAAATATAAAATTGGGTTAAATTACCTGTAAAAGGAGGCTTTAAACATGGTGGTAAATCTACTGGCAGCTACATCAAGTATACCTTCTAGAACGGCGGGGGGGATATTGCCCATCTCGGTTCCCATTACGCCGCAGGTTGCTGTGTTGGCTTCTGCCAATCTGACACTTCCAATGGATAGTCCGTTAGACAATCGTGTTGAATTAAATGCAACGATTGGCATTGCAGCTATTCAGAACATTCCTCAAGTTATCTTTCGATTGTACAGAGATGGGACACCGATCTTTTCTTCCCGGCAAGGCTTACAGAACGCAGCGGAGCAGTTTTATGTTATCCGACTAATCACGGCTGACTTCAATGTTCCTCCGGGAGCCCATATCTACTCGTTATCGGTAGAAGTGACCGGGCAGAACCAACCCGCTGCTGTTGCCGGTCCGATCACGTTGAGCGCACTAGCTTTTGGTCCGGTATCCAATTAGAAAGGAGATGTTATGATATGTCTTTGACTACACTGCTTGATTATAAAGCCAGTGTTCCCAGCAACCAGATTGGTGGCATTTCTGCCATCCCTTTGACAGTGAGCCCTGGTGTTCAACTGGCTGACCTGGGCATCTTCATCACCCCCCCTATTCCTGCGGTCAATCGTGTGGAATTAAAAGGTACCCTTGGTCTCCAGGGAATCAGTGGTAATCCGATTGTAACAGTCACGATTAGGCGTCTACCAGACAATACTGGGCCTGGCTTGGTGATTTTCACTAAACAAATCAATGTTGAAGCACAGGCGTTGACAGAAATTTTTTATACATCATCTTTCAGTGCAATTGATTTTAATGT includes:
- a CDS encoding YfiT family bacillithiol transferase, producing the protein MDLRYPIGTFEHTGEVTLEQRKQWIQDIAELPERAREAVKGLSEEQLRLPYREGGWMLKQVIHHMADSHMNCMVRFKLALTEDNPTIRPYYEERWAELSDSRELDIEFSLQILDALHRRWVALLNTLTDADYAKTFYHPASKETTRLDYNLGVYAWHGRHHVAHITSLRSRLGI
- a CDS encoding SDR family NAD(P)-dependent oxidoreductase; protein product: MGQRYFIITGTSKGIGKQLAELLLEKGDHVYGIARGTSDLEEAYERYHHVQFDLADIHSIDDLVSSLLEQIPLQEVEFIGLINNAAILEPLKPIDQCIAEEISQQLEISLAAPMILTSSFIHYTNHLTARRKIINVSSGSGSYPAPSMASYCTSKAGLNMFTQCVAMEQSGQSNPVEVIAFDPGMVDTELQAVARGKSAEEFSLSESFNEVYKSGQLQSASVVAEQLMEQLEQ
- a CDS encoding class I SAM-dependent methyltransferase, yielding MEKTIKNVQDLYDMLDAEFRSAKQFWEPFYEDRDRPIPFFPNKPDENLVAHVNTGLLSGGKALELGCGPGRNALYLTRQGYEVDAYDLSETAIEWAKERAAEEQLSVNFECKSAFELTPQEEYDLVYDSGCLHHLLPHQRIPYIQMIYNALKPEGYFGMTCFAPGFGGQGGPESVMDDWEVYREKSMKGGLAFTEEKLRYLLEDPFECVELRPMKAMDQDEDCFGLPILWVTLWRKANV
- a CDS encoding NUDIX domain-containing protein, whose amino-acid sequence is MIEKQWLDLSEFHELEQEIQFVIMVTQFQEKHVIIHNLKRQGWEFPGGNREPGESVLAAAGRELYEETGALKFMLEPYGIYRMNGSFGMVYYANITEFRALSLESNSEISAMKMVDTLPEGMNFDDMFYSFLARWKVYSAKGTRKQFLDLTLLVN
- a CDS encoding GNAT family N-acetyltransferase, with amino-acid sequence MLIYQWNEITVRLLDDKDEQHLVRWLSDPAVLQYYEGRDRPHDLNLVREHFYRQDDDAHRCMVEYKGKPIGYIQFYELEEDERNEYGYGDTDEIIYGTDQFIGEADYWNRGIGTQLVQSMLSYLVNDKQARKVVMDPQSWNERAISCYEKCGFRKVRLLPEHELHEGQMRDCWLMEYAP
- a CDS encoding exosporium protein C is translated as MVVNLLAATSSIPSRTAGGILPISVPITPQVAVLASANLTLPMDSPLDNRVELNATIGIAAIQNIPQVIFRLYRDGTPIFSSRQGLQNAAEQFYVIRLITADFNVPPGAHIYSLSVEVTGQNQPAAVAGPITLSALAFGPVSN
- a CDS encoding class I SAM-dependent methyltransferase — translated: MEWYDMIARRNGGYKGRSVFTREGNSAEDVFEARLMQLLPQYKSVLDAGCGHGEFTLKMSAYTNHITGFDNSKELLRIAQAGLEASDVGNVEFVYATTKTDLPFEDEQFDLIYDRRGPTSIIEHWRLLRKGGVIFGIHTDVSKVQERLYTNQYEDIEIEEFNEALMVFPDEKEFAFFLSDIPGSPDYTQPEYQEQLQVKLKENQIDGRLAVREHKYIWKAVRR
- a CDS encoding GNAT family N-acetyltransferase, with protein sequence MNIRIRLLNENDPVVISQAFQEQSWAKPAEQYIQYLTEQQNGERVTLVAELNGAFAGYVNVLRNSYYPLFKEQGIPEINDFNVLIKYQRQGIGTLLMDRAEEVILERTDTAGIGVGVFSDYGKAQILYARRGYIPDGQGIHKHDRYLKWGDETIIDDDVVLYLTKKLS